Proteins co-encoded in one Hyphomicrobiales bacterium genomic window:
- a CDS encoding polyprenyl synthetase family protein encodes MTSSAAAFQDRLKHVASLVEADLTKYLTFTPPAGIGWPDRLFEAMRYASLNGGKRVRPFMVIETARLFGVENEGVRRAATALECIHCYSLVHDDLPAMDDDDLRRGVPTTHKKYDEATAILAGDGLLTQAFVILSSEETHSDAAIRSALVQSLSVAAGPIGMVGGQMLDIDAEHNEKSEKEVRTLQAMKTGALLRTGCDMGAIVAGANEADRQTLVRFGGVVGLTFQLADDLLDATADAETMGKATGKDAEQGKATLVGLHGIDGVRALLKEQVEEAEKLLAPYGDKADTLREMARFIANRAH; translated from the coding sequence ATGACGTCATCCGCTGCTGCCTTTCAAGACCGCCTTAAACATGTTGCTTCCCTTGTTGAGGCTGATCTCACCAAGTATCTGACCTTCACGCCGCCTGCTGGTATTGGCTGGCCTGACCGCTTATTTGAAGCCATGCGTTATGCAAGCCTCAATGGTGGTAAGCGGGTTCGGCCTTTTATGGTGATCGAAACGGCCCGTCTGTTCGGTGTTGAAAATGAAGGTGTGCGCCGTGCAGCGACAGCTCTTGAGTGCATTCATTGTTATTCCCTCGTGCATGATGATCTGCCAGCGATGGATGATGATGATCTTCGCCGTGGGGTTCCAACCACCCACAAGAAATATGATGAAGCAACGGCTATTTTGGCAGGGGACGGCTTGTTGACACAGGCTTTTGTCATTCTGTCTTCTGAAGAAACGCACAGTGATGCGGCCATTCGCTCCGCATTGGTGCAAAGCCTCTCAGTGGCGGCTGGGCCTATCGGTATGGTAGGCGGTCAAATGCTTGATATTGACGCTGAGCACAATGAAAAGAGCGAGAAAGAAGTGCGGACTTTACAAGCCATGAAAACCGGCGCTTTGCTCCGTACGGGTTGTGACATGGGTGCAATCGTTGCGGGCGCCAATGAGGCAGACCGTCAAACGCTTGTGCGCTTTGGTGGAGTGGTTGGTCTTACCTTCCAACTGGCTGATGATTTGCTTGATGCGACAGCCGATGCTGAAACCATGGGCAAGGCGACCGGCAAAGATGCTGAACAAGGCAAAGCCACACTTGTTGGATTGCATGGCATTGATGGTGTTCGTGCGCTTTTGAAAGAACAGGTTGAAGAAGCTGAAAAGCTATTGGCACCCTATGGTGACAAGGCAGACACATTGCGCGAGATGGCACGTTTTATTGCGAACCGTGCACACTAA
- the mtgA gene encoding monofunctional biosynthetic peptidoglycan transglycosylase, producing MGGLVKIGLVLVALPLILVPLYSVVPPVSTLMIKDLVTLKGYKRDWVPLDEISTVAIHSVMVSEDSRHCIHGGVDWVEMKKAWSSIQKGGRGRGASTMTMQVAKNLFLWNSRSYVRKALELPLALYIDLIWSKRRTMEVYLNIAEWGDGIYGIEAASQHHFKRAAKKLNRTQSALLAVSLPNPIKRSAGKPSRGLKRLGNKIISRARAAGPYVGCLKAN from the coding sequence ATGGGTGGCCTTGTTAAGATTGGTCTTGTGTTGGTGGCGCTTCCCTTGATTTTAGTCCCGCTTTATTCGGTCGTGCCGCCGGTTTCGACCTTGATGATAAAAGACCTCGTGACCTTGAAAGGGTATAAACGCGACTGGGTGCCTCTCGACGAGATTTCTACCGTCGCTATTCATTCAGTTATGGTTTCAGAAGATTCTCGCCATTGTATTCACGGTGGCGTTGACTGGGTGGAAATGAAAAAAGCTTGGAGCAGCATCCAAAAAGGGGGGCGCGGGCGTGGGGCGAGCACTATGACCATGCAAGTCGCCAAGAATTTATTTTTATGGAATAGCCGTTCTTATGTCAGAAAAGCGTTGGAACTCCCTCTTGCGCTTTATATCGACCTGATTTGGTCGAAACGACGCACCATGGAAGTCTATCTCAACATTGCTGAGTGGGGTGACGGCATTTATGGCATTGAAGCCGCAAGCCAACATCATTTTAAAAGAGCCGCCAAAAAGCTCAATCGCACTCAATCCGCGCTGCTTGCCGTTTCGCTTCCAAACCCCATAAAACGCAGTGCTGGCAAGCCTTCCAGAGGGTTGAAACGGCTCGGAAACAAGATCATTTCACGGGCCAGAGCCGCCGGTCCTTATGTGGGATGTTTGAAAGCAAATTAG
- the rpmF gene encoding 50S ribosomal protein L32: MAVPKSKISRMKRGHRRSTDALKNPTYVEDKDSGELRRPHHIDLKTGMYRGRQVLDAKDDV, from the coding sequence ATGGCCGTACCAAAGAGTAAAATTTCCCGCATGAAACGCGGTCATCGTCGTTCTACTGACGCGCTCAAAAACCCTACATATGTGGAAGACAAGGATTCTGGCGAATTGCGCCGTCCGCACCACATTGACCTGAAAACTGGCATGTATCGCGGTCGTCAGGTTCTTGATGCCAAAGACGATGTCTAG
- a CDS encoding heme-binding protein, protein MGNVTLAQANKIIDAALAKGSELGLKPLTVSVLDAGGHLKALGRQDGASTLRPDVATGKAFGCISLGVGGRWLNQNGIDRPHFMDGVVAASGGKIIPVPGGVLIRDGGAIIGAVGITGDTSDNDEAAAVAGIEAAGLSADCG, encoded by the coding sequence ATGGGAAATGTGACTTTGGCGCAAGCCAATAAAATTATTGATGCGGCTTTGGCTAAAGGCAGTGAACTTGGTTTGAAACCATTGACAGTTTCGGTTCTTGATGCGGGCGGGCATCTGAAAGCTCTCGGCAGACAAGATGGCGCATCAACGTTGCGCCCCGATGTTGCAACTGGCAAAGCCTTTGGCTGTATTTCGCTTGGTGTTGGTGGGCGCTGGCTCAATCAAAATGGTATCGACCGTCCACACTTCATGGATGGCGTTGTGGCGGCATCCGGCGGCAAGATCATTCCCGTTCCAGGTGGCGTGCTGATCCGTGATGGTGGCGCGATTATTGGCGCTGTGGGTATTACAGGCGACACATCAGACAATGATGAAGCGGCGGCTGTTGCAGGTATCGAAGCTGCTGGTCTCTCAGCAGACTGTGGCTAA
- the ggt gene encoding gamma-glutamyltransferase, which translates to MRDFHDPKRSPIYAANAALSTSHPLATEAGLAVLRRGGNAVDAGVTAAMVLAVVEPAMTAIGGDGFAIVAKPGKPLYGLNSSGRAASALSTEMLASQGWSEMDTLSPHSVTVPGVIKCWESLLASHGTIGMEEALQPAINAAENGFVVAPRVWYDWNVAQDKLVSQGGGSHNYLVNGKAPSLGSIHKLPALAATLKTIAKQGSKGFYEGAVAADIVAELKARGGVMSEEDLANHEVIIENPVFSNYRDIQLAELPPNGTGITAQIILNLLERFDLDALDPHGPERFHLEMEAARIGYAIRDTHIGDPSTMNVTVEALIDKAFAKGLSATIDPTKRNEKLPDPNPNAGSDTIYLSCVDRDGMAISLINSVFKDFGSGIITDKTGITLQNRGGGFRVEAGHPNTIEGGKRPLHTIIPAMSMKDGKVQHCFGVMGGQYQPAGHAHVITNMLDFGMDPQEALESPRVFWDEDGTMMLEPTLEPFVLEGMKAKGHPVGWTSSPHGGGQIIQIDHENGVLIAGSDPRKDGCSMGF; encoded by the coding sequence ATGCGCGATTTTCATGATCCAAAACGCTCTCCAATTTACGCAGCTAATGCAGCCCTTTCCACATCGCACCCCTTGGCAACAGAAGCAGGCCTCGCCGTTTTAAGGCGTGGTGGCAATGCTGTTGATGCTGGTGTCACCGCTGCGATGGTGTTGGCCGTGGTTGAACCTGCCATGACAGCAATTGGCGGTGATGGCTTTGCAATTGTCGCAAAACCAGGCAAACCGCTTTACGGTCTCAATTCATCTGGCCGTGCCGCGAGCGCCCTTTCAACTGAAATGTTGGCGAGCCAAGGCTGGAGCGAGATGGACACGCTCTCCCCTCATTCTGTTACCGTACCCGGCGTGATCAAATGCTGGGAAAGTCTGCTTGCAAGCCATGGCACAATTGGCATGGAAGAAGCCTTACAGCCCGCTATCAACGCGGCTGAAAACGGTTTCGTCGTCGCTCCACGGGTTTGGTATGACTGGAATGTCGCCCAAGACAAACTTGTCAGCCAAGGCGGCGGGTCACATAATTACCTCGTCAATGGCAAGGCGCCATCGCTTGGATCTATTCACAAGCTCCCTGCCTTGGCTGCGACCTTGAAGACAATCGCCAAGCAGGGTTCCAAAGGCTTTTATGAAGGTGCGGTTGCTGCTGACATTGTTGCAGAACTCAAAGCACGCGGCGGTGTGATGAGCGAGGAAGACCTTGCGAACCACGAAGTCATCATTGAAAATCCTGTTTTTTCTAACTACCGCGACATTCAGCTTGCTGAATTACCGCCAAATGGCACGGGCATCACAGCGCAAATTATTCTAAATCTGCTAGAGCGCTTCGATCTCGACGCGCTGGACCCGCACGGCCCTGAACGCTTCCACCTCGAAATGGAAGCAGCCCGTATCGGTTACGCAATCCGCGACACGCATATTGGTGACCCATCCACGATGAATGTTACGGTTGAAGCCTTGATCGATAAAGCTTTTGCCAAAGGCCTGTCTGCAACGATTGACCCGACAAAGCGCAATGAAAAATTGCCTGATCCTAATCCGAATGCAGGCAGCGACACGATTTACTTATCTTGTGTTGACCGTGATGGCATGGCGATTTCACTGATCAACTCAGTCTTCAAAGATTTTGGCTCCGGCATCATTACCGATAAAACTGGCATCACCTTGCAAAATCGTGGCGGTGGTTTCCGTGTGGAAGCAGGTCATCCCAACACCATTGAAGGTGGCAAGCGCCCACTACACACCATCATTCCAGCCATGAGCATGAAAGACGGCAAAGTGCAGCATTGCTTTGGTGTTATGGGTGGCCAATATCAACCAGCAGGCCATGCCCACGTCATCACCAATATGCTGGACTTCGGCATGGACCCACAAGAAGCGCTAGAAAGCCCGCGTGTGTTCTGGGATGAAGATGGCACCATGATGCTGGAACCTACATTGGAACCATTCGTGCTTGAAGGCATGAAAGCAAAGGGTCATCCAGTTGGCTGGACAAGCTCACCACATGGCGGCGGCCAGATCATTCAGATCGACCATGAAAATGGCGTCCTGATTGCTGGTTCAGACCCACGCAAAGACGGTTGTTCAATGGGCTTTTAA
- a CDS encoding lysophospholipid acyltransferase family protein codes for MTFIRSIICQIVFYLNFLCFGGMCFFVLFFPQRWVYLYAIHWKRVTMFLWMLTTNSTIEIRGEENIPEGGFIVASKHQSTWETLAFGTLLDKIVFIMKQELMYLPMFGWFTWRTGMIPIKREDKGKVVGPMTRAAKKAVDKGHRIIIFMEGTRVSAGKKGRYRTGAARLGESLDCAIVPVALNAGLFWPRNSFWRYSGNLIVEYLPPIQPGKPVREVMAILERDVEEASNRLLLETAATPNPPPSIHAALDELEKRGVDISSVRPSASKPS; via the coding sequence ATGACTTTTATTCGTTCCATCATCTGTCAGATCGTCTTTTATCTTAACTTCTTGTGCTTTGGCGGGATGTGTTTTTTCGTCCTATTCTTCCCACAAAGGTGGGTTTATCTGTACGCCATTCATTGGAAACGTGTGACCATGTTTTTATGGATGCTCACGACCAATTCCACGATTGAGATTAGAGGCGAAGAGAATATCCCTGAGGGTGGGTTTATTGTCGCGTCTAAACACCAGTCCACATGGGAAACGCTGGCGTTTGGTACTTTGCTCGACAAAATCGTTTTCATCATGAAGCAAGAGCTTATGTATTTGCCGATGTTTGGTTGGTTTACATGGCGAACAGGGATGATCCCAATCAAAAGGGAAGATAAGGGCAAAGTTGTTGGCCCAATGACGAGAGCGGCAAAAAAGGCTGTCGATAAAGGCCACCGCATTATCATCTTCATGGAAGGCACACGGGTTTCTGCCGGTAAAAAGGGCCGTTACCGCACAGGTGCTGCAAGGCTTGGTGAATCGCTTGATTGCGCAATTGTGCCTGTTGCGCTGAACGCTGGTTTGTTTTGGCCACGTAACTCTTTTTGGCGCTATTCGGGCAATCTAATTGTCGAATACCTTCCGCCGATCCAGCCTGGGAAACCAGTTCGGGAAGTAATGGCAATTTTGGAGCGGGATGTCGAAGAGGCAAGCAACAGGTTATTGCTTGAAACTGCGGCAACACCAAACCCACCGCCAAGCATTCATGCAGCACTTGATGAACTTGAAAAGCGTGGCGTTGATATCAGCTCAGTGCGACCGAGTGCCTCCAAGCCGTCCTAA
- a CDS encoding YdcF family protein has protein sequence MAEEGIGIEDQTNNGLEEGEVVSKPKRSLIRRVTSFCWSLTLLGAFIGFGVLVGGFIRYASIVTSPVPHPATKADGIVVLTGGENRLREGASLFSKGASERLLVTGVNPTLSLSSFQKVLGLPMDAVDCCVAIDRAATDTIGNALATRQWNKQLDAKSLIVVTGALHMPRAIKELSHALPDVKLIAAPVNVPEGEAWWRNRARLRDMVREYMKFSVIITRDVLNHVMDWPWPTMPGRNVSSDALIKSVNYTKELEPNPVSR, from the coding sequence GTGGCAGAAGAAGGTATCGGCATTGAAGACCAGACAAATAATGGTCTTGAGGAAGGCGAGGTAGTTTCCAAGCCTAAGCGCTCCCTAATTCGGCGCGTTACCAGCTTTTGTTGGTCGCTCACTTTGCTTGGCGCATTCATTGGTTTTGGCGTGCTTGTGGGCGGTTTTATTCGTTACGCTTCAATTGTCACGTCGCCTGTCCCCCATCCTGCAACCAAAGCGGACGGGATTGTTGTTTTAACCGGTGGTGAAAATAGGTTGCGCGAAGGTGCTTCGTTGTTTTCAAAAGGCGCGAGTGAGCGTTTGCTGGTGACGGGTGTAAACCCAACGCTTTCATTATCCTCTTTTCAAAAAGTACTTGGCCTTCCAATGGATGCGGTGGATTGTTGCGTTGCCATTGATCGTGCCGCGACCGACACGATTGGTAATGCACTAGCAACCCGTCAATGGAACAAACAGTTGGACGCTAAGTCATTGATTGTTGTGACAGGTGCCCTTCATATGCCACGTGCAATCAAAGAGCTCTCCCATGCACTCCCTGACGTGAAGCTTATTGCGGCTCCTGTTAATGTGCCAGAAGGTGAAGCATGGTGGCGAAATCGCGCGCGATTGAGGGATATGGTGCGTGAATATATGAAATTTTCCGTGATTATTACCCGTGATGTTTTAAACCATGTCATGGATTGGCCTTGGCCGACAATGCCGGGGCGGAATGTGAGCTCTGATGCTTTGATCAAAAGCGTCAACTACACGAAAGAACTTGAACCCAACCCCGTCAGTCGTTAA
- a CDS encoding ABC transporter permease: MNDTKAPNAEKGANSAQPAKRRTLPKLKNMISNPTDYSLLSSLVASIGSLFGGKKGRNSIVPERSVASQTLMIVVAIMSFLTCLTFAMVTIVWQQATDWQADIAQEVTVQVRPVDGAVFEEEIREAIKISEDTPGIANVQIVDDEWSERLLQPWLGNEFDLSELPVPRMLVLELDQSRRANLRGLAERLSDNVQGASLNDHRLWLDRLNSMANTTVAVGVIIMGLMLTAMTLSVTFATHGAMTSNKEVIEVLHFVGGRDTFIATEFQRRFMSLGLKGGVAGGGVAILCFILLNFWGRFSVGTPQADQISALFGNFQIGWSAFLGTIFLIIIVALLTAVTCRFAVIRYLTKMT, encoded by the coding sequence ATGAATGATACTAAAGCCCCAAACGCTGAAAAAGGTGCAAATAGCGCGCAGCCTGCAAAGCGGCGAACTCTGCCCAAACTGAAAAATATGATCAGCAACCCAACTGACTATAGCTTGCTGTCGTCGTTGGTTGCCTCAATAGGCAGCCTATTTGGTGGCAAGAAGGGGCGAAATTCAATCGTTCCAGAACGCTCGGTCGCCAGCCAAACTTTGATGATTGTGGTTGCTATCATGAGCTTTCTCACCTGTCTCACCTTTGCGATGGTGACGATTGTTTGGCAACAAGCAACTGATTGGCAGGCTGATATCGCGCAGGAAGTAACTGTTCAGGTGCGCCCCGTTGATGGTGCAGTCTTTGAAGAGGAAATTCGTGAAGCCATCAAAATTTCGGAAGACACACCGGGCATCGCGAATGTTCAAATTGTCGATGATGAATGGTCTGAACGCCTTTTGCAGCCTTGGCTCGGTAATGAATTTGACCTTTCTGAGTTGCCAGTACCGCGTATGCTGGTGTTGGAACTTGACCAATCGCGGCGCGCTAATCTGCGTGGATTGGCCGAACGTCTTTCTGATAATGTGCAAGGCGCGTCCTTGAATGATCATCGCCTTTGGCTGGACCGTTTAAACTCGATGGCCAATACCACGGTAGCGGTGGGGGTTATCATAATGGGCTTGATGTTGACGGCCATGACACTGAGTGTGACCTTTGCGACTCATGGCGCGATGACCAGCAATAAAGAAGTGATAGAAGTGCTGCATTTTGTTGGAGGGCGTGACACCTTCATTGCAACAGAGTTTCAGCGGCGGTTTATGTCTTTAGGTCTAAAAGGCGGCGTTGCAGGTGGTGGAGTTGCAATATTGTGTTTCATCCTGCTCAACTTTTGGGGCAGGTTTTCGGTTGGCACACCGCAGGCCGATCAGATTTCAGCTTTATTTGGCAATTTTCAAATTGGTTGGTCTGCCTTTTTAGGAACTATATTCTTGATTATTATCGTTGCACTCTTAACAGCGGTAACCTGTCGTTTTGCTGTCATAAGATATTTGACAAAGATGACGTAA
- the ftsE gene encoding cell division ATP-binding protein FtsE yields MVQFENVGLRYGIGPEVLRDVTFEIPEKSFQFLTGPSGAGKTSLLKLLFLSLKPSRGLIRIFDQDAATLPKDELLKLRRRIGIVFQEFRLLDHLTTFENVALPLRVAGQEEAKYRADVKELLEWVGLGDKLNVLPPILSGGEKQRAAIARALISQPQILLADEPTGNVDPPLAKRLLRLFQELHRSGTSVVIATHDINLMDQFDARRLILEEGRLLIYE; encoded by the coding sequence ATCGTTCAATTTGAAAATGTCGGATTACGGTATGGGATTGGCCCAGAGGTGCTGCGTGATGTCACCTTTGAAATCCCTGAAAAGTCGTTCCAATTTCTCACTGGCCCATCTGGCGCAGGTAAAACGTCTTTGCTGAAGCTTTTGTTTTTGTCCCTGAAGCCTTCACGAGGGCTTATCCGCATTTTCGATCAAGATGCCGCTACTCTTCCCAAAGATGAGCTTTTAAAATTACGTCGCCGCATTGGGATTGTGTTTCAAGAGTTTCGATTGCTCGATCATTTGACCACGTTTGAGAATGTTGCGTTGCCCTTGCGTGTTGCTGGACAAGAAGAAGCTAAATATCGCGCGGATGTAAAAGAGCTTTTAGAGTGGGTTGGTCTTGGCGATAAATTGAATGTTTTGCCGCCCATTTTATCTGGTGGTGAGAAACAACGTGCGGCCATTGCACGGGCTTTAATCTCACAACCGCAAATTTTGTTGGCAGATGAACCAACAGGCAATGTTGATCCCCCTCTTGCAAAACGTTTGTTGCGCCTGTTTCAAGAGCTTCATCGTTCTGGCACCTCTGTGGTGATTGCAACGCATGATATCAACTTGATGGATCAGTTTGATGCGCGTCGGTTGATTTTAGAAGAGGGGCGGTTGTTGATTTATGAATGA
- a CDS encoding MJ0042-type zinc finger domain-containing protein, protein MQKITCPSCSTSYELPHNSIGAEGRKVKCATCGIKWLAKAESVQTIDPLLDSISTGITDDVKPEDIAAGTVETTKPTLATANTDVPIDADFEEDQPPMKGDPGGDVSLQLPALTQEMPRPKPVNPLMRNKQAQQRKPGFDKTERRERQQQKISAILRPTAFAATILILAGLVYAREPIVRLVPDLASLYAKVGLDVNLRGFAFREIRSERVVESSGPVLIVTGEIQNIKGTIAQAPKLRFGLKTNTNEEIYAWNHELSVPTIVPGGIARFQSRLPAPPPLGRNLSVRFTDG, encoded by the coding sequence ATGCAAAAAATCACGTGCCCCTCTTGTAGTACTTCTTACGAACTGCCTCACAATTCGATCGGCGCAGAAGGTCGAAAGGTGAAATGTGCAACATGCGGTATTAAGTGGCTCGCTAAAGCCGAAAGCGTGCAGACCATTGATCCTTTACTTGATTCGATCTCAACTGGCATTACCGATGACGTAAAACCGGAAGATATTGCTGCTGGAACTGTTGAAACAACAAAACCAACATTAGCCACTGCCAATACCGATGTACCCATTGATGCGGATTTTGAAGAAGATCAGCCTCCAATGAAGGGTGATCCAGGTGGTGACGTTTCATTACAGTTACCCGCACTCACTCAGGAAATGCCTCGACCTAAACCGGTAAATCCGTTGATGCGCAATAAACAGGCGCAGCAACGAAAGCCTGGGTTTGACAAAACTGAACGAAGAGAGCGCCAACAGCAAAAAATATCAGCTATTCTCCGGCCGACAGCCTTCGCAGCAACGATCCTTATTTTAGCGGGCCTTGTTTACGCTCGCGAACCTATTGTTCGTTTAGTGCCAGACCTTGCGAGCCTCTATGCGAAGGTTGGTTTGGATGTAAATTTGCGCGGCTTTGCGTTTCGCGAGATACGCTCAGAACGCGTTGTTGAAAGCTCCGGCCCCGTCTTAATCGTTACGGGCGAGATTCAAAACATCAAAGGCACGATTGCCCAAGCGCCTAAATTACGGTTTGGCCTTAAAACCAACACCAATGAAGAAATCTACGCTTGGAACCACGAACTATCCGTTCCAACAATTGTTCCAGGCGGCATTGCGCGCTTCCAAAGTCGCCTGCCAGCCCCTCCCCCTCTTGGTCGAAATCTATCTGTACGCTTTACCGATGGCTAA
- the hpt gene encoding hypoxanthine phosphoribosyltransferase: MPLVRGKNIRVLFDEATIAKRNQTLAVEIANEGYEQLLVIMILKGSFVFAADLVRALHNAGMEPYVECMSLSSYGASQQSDGTVTVLRDIEEDVAGRDVLLVDDILESGRTLKFARDLMLKRGANRADCVALLDKPRKRVADLEASFTGFECPDAFVVGYGMDSAHAFRELPYVGVVEGEA; this comes from the coding sequence ATGCCTCTGGTTCGAGGAAAAAATATTCGCGTTTTGTTTGACGAAGCAACCATTGCGAAACGCAATCAAACGCTTGCTGTTGAGATCGCGAATGAGGGCTATGAACAGCTGCTTGTGATTATGATTTTAAAAGGCAGCTTCGTGTTTGCTGCTGACCTTGTTCGTGCTTTGCATAATGCAGGTATGGAGCCTTATGTTGAATGCATGTCATTATCGAGCTATGGCGCTTCCCAACAATCTGATGGAACAGTAACCGTTTTACGCGACATTGAAGAAGATGTTGCTGGACGAGATGTTTTATTGGTTGATGATATCTTAGAGTCTGGCAGAACCCTTAAGTTTGCTAGGGATTTGATGCTTAAAAGAGGTGCTAACCGCGCCGATTGCGTCGCTCTTTTGGATAAACCACGAAAAAGAGTTGCAGATTTAGAGGCTTCGTTTACCGGATTTGAATGTCCTGATGCTTTTGTGGTTGGATATGGAATGGATTCAGCGCACGCCTTTCGGGAACTTCCTTATGTTGGCGTGGTTGAGGGTGAAGCTTAA
- a CDS encoding response regulator, translating into MARLLIAEDDEAVRAFVSRALMIDGHEVVTAEDGANALDVLAEDSKFDLLLSDIKMPVMDGIALALNVARDHDHLPILLMTGYADQRERADGLEKIVIDVVQKPFSLADIREAVKKALELASSRVA; encoded by the coding sequence ATGGCGCGTTTATTAATTGCAGAAGATGACGAAGCAGTCAGAGCTTTCGTATCACGGGCACTCATGATTGATGGTCATGAGGTAGTCACTGCTGAAGATGGTGCCAATGCTCTTGATGTTCTAGCAGAAGACAGCAAATTTGATCTGCTTTTATCAGACATCAAAATGCCTGTTATGGATGGGATCGCGCTGGCTCTTAATGTCGCGCGCGACCATGACCACCTGCCAATCTTATTGATGACCGGTTATGCTGACCAACGCGAACGGGCCGATGGTCTTGAAAAAATTGTTATTGATGTGGTGCAAAAACCATTTTCCTTGGCAGACATTCGCGAAGCGGTGAAAAAGGCGCTTGAGTTGGCGAGCAGTCGCGTCGCTTAA